Genomic DNA from Niabella ginsenosidivorans:
TATTCCCGTAACCTTTATCAGCGGGCCTACCGGGGTATTCTACAAGCAGTTTGGTATTACACTGATTGTAGCCATCCTTATTTCCGCAGTCAATGCGCTGTCCCTGAGCCCCGCGCTCTGCGCGCTACTGCTGCGCCCGCATACTGACGATCATGAACATACAAAAAAGAATTTCCTCCAGCGTTTCTTTGCCGGTTTTAATACAGCGTTCCATGCCCTTACAAAACGTTATGGAAAAGCATTTGTATTCCTCATCCGGCATAAATGGGTTACGCTGATCATTTTACTGGCATCCCTTGGTCTTATCTTCTTTATCAGTTCCAAAACCCCCACCGGGTTTGTGCCTGCAGAAGACCGGGGAATTATTTTTGCCAATGTGGAACTTCCGCCCAGTGCATCCATGGATCGCACTTACCAGGCCATGAAGGAGCTTACCAAAAAGGCATCCAGAATCCCGGGAGTAGAAAGTGTTACCTTCAGTACCGGCCGTAGTTTGATATCCGGTGCGGGCAGCAACTTCGGGCTGGGCTTTGTAAAGCTGAAAGCTTTTAAAGAAAGGAATTCAGCAAAGGGCCAGGGTGTGGACGACATCATTAAACAATTGTTTGGTGTGGGCGCTTCTATTCCAGATTCAAGAATGATCTTCTTCAGCCCGCCCAGCGTGCCCGGTTTTGGTAACAGTGCCGGTTTCCAGTTCTCATTACTGGACAAAAGCGGGGCATCTATACAGGAGCTGGATGGAACCGCCCAGCGGTTTTTGGGAGAACTGATGAAGCGTCCTGAGATCCAGTATGCGCAAACCTCCTTTAATACCAAATACCCGCAGTATGAAATGGTCATTAATGTGCCAAGGGCAAGTGAAGCGGGTGTGTCCATCAGCAGTTTGCTTTCAACCATGCAGGGCTATATTGGCGGTATTTACGCAGCGGATTTTGCCAAGTATGGTAAGCAATACCGGGTAATGGTACAGGCATTGCCGGAATCCAGAATGGATGTGAACGACCTGAACTCCTATTTTGTAAAAACCGGCAACGGGGAGATGGCCCCGGTATCCCAGTTCATCACACTGGAGCGGGCCTATGGTCCCCAGTTTGTGACCCGCTTTAACCTGTTTTCATCCGTTGATATTACCGGCGCCTCTAACCCCGGATTCAGTACCGGTGATGCTATTAAAGCGGTACAGGAAGTAGCGCAAAGCTCTCTGTCTACAAGCTATGGCATCGATTACTCCGGCCTTACGCGGGAGGAGATCAATGCCGGCTCCCAAACGCTGATCATCTTTGCGCTCAGCCTTGTATTCGTCTACTTTATTTTAAGCGCTCAATATGAAAGTTATATTATTCCGTTAGCAGTGCTTATTTCATTGCCGCTTGGGGTAATGGGCGCTTATTTTGGGCAATGGCTGTTTGGCCTGGAAAACAATATCTATTTCCAGATAGCGCTCATCATGCTGGTAGGGCTGCTTGCAAAGAATGCCATATTGATTGTTGAATTTGGTGTGCAGCGCAGGCACAAGGGAGAAAGCATTCCGATGGCTGCCATCAACGCTGCCAGGGCCCGTTTACGCCCCATTCTGATGACCTCTTTTGCCTTTATTGCGGGAATGATGCCGCTGGTATATGCAACAGGTATCGGATCTATAGGAAACCGCTCCATAGCAACAGGTGCCGCATCAGGCCTGCTGATAGGCACTATCCTGGGGCTGCTGGTCATTCCTGTACTGTTTGTCGTTTTCCAATGGTTACAGGAAAAAGTAAAACCTCTAAAATTTGAGAAAAATTTTGATCATGAAATCTAATAGCAATAAAGGAACGAACTTATTTCTTTTTAAATTCATACCGCTTATCGTAATGGTGGTTTTGCTGCAGGCCTGCTTTGTAGCCAAACCTTACCAGAGGCCCGGGAATGTGCTGGACGATGCCCGTTATCGTACAGACCATTTACCGGAGGATACTACCAATATGGGCAATTTTTCCTGGAAAGAATTATTTACTGATGAAAAACTGGCAGCTTACATCAACCAGGCCCTGGACCAGAATCTGGACATCAGGAACGCCATTCAGCAGATCAATGCTGCTGAGGCCTATTTCAAACAGGGCAAAGCAGGTTTCTTTCCCACACTTTCAGTAGGCCCGTCCTATAACTGGTCCACCGGTTCCCTCAATACACAATTAGGGCAATTATCCGGCGGCAACCGTTTATTTTTGAATCAATATACCCTTTCCGGCACGCTCAACTGGGAAGCAGATATCTGGGGAAAAATCAAAAGCTCTAAAGATGCGGCGCTGGCAAGCCTGTTACAATCCCAGGCTGCGCACCAGGCAGTAAAATCCACCCTGGTAGCATCTATCGCCAATACCTATTACCAGTTGCTGGCACTTGATGAGCAAAAGAAGATCACGGAAGAAACCATAAATTACCGGGAGCGCTACCTGGAAACGACAAAGGCGCTGCAACAGGCAGGTACTGTTACCGCAGTTGCAGTTAGTCAAAGTGAGGCTTTGCTGTTAAATTCAAAAGGGCTGCTGGTGAACCTGAATAACAGCATCAAGCTGATGGAAAATGCTTTCTGTATGCTGCTGAGCATTCCGCCCCAGCCTGTTGAAAGAACCACGCTGGATCAGCAGCAGATCACTACGCCTTTGGCTATCGGTGTGCCCGTACAACTGCTGGCCAACCGTCCGGATGTAAAAACAGCCGAATTTGCATACATGAACGCTTTCTATACTACCAATGCGGCAAAAGCAGCGTTCTACCCTTCGTTAACACTCAGTGCCAACGGGGGCCTGCAAAGTGTCCTCTTTGACAAGCTGTTCAGTGCCAGCTCTCTTTTTGGCTCTGTTACGGGCTCGCTCCTGCAACCTGTTCTGAACAAGCGCCAGATCCGTACCCAGTATGAAGTGTCCAGGGCCAACCAGGAGATGGCCTATAACTCATTCAAGAAAGCCGTTCTGAACGCCTCCAGGGAAGTGTCAGACGCCCTGTTTACATACGATGCGCAGTCAAAGCTCATCGACCTTAAAAAACTGGAATTCCAGCAATATGATACTGCCACACAGTTTTCACAGGAACTGGTGAACAATGGCATGGGCAATTACCTGGACGTTATTACAGCCATGACCAACGAGCTGCAGGCAGAGTTGAATTATGTGGATGCCAAATACGGCCGTTTGAATGCCATTGTACAACTGTACCAGGCATTGGGAGGCGGTTGGAGATAGAAGCTAAGCAACCGGTATTCCGCAAAAGGAAGCGGCCCCTCTGATAAGTTTGGCAGAGGGGCCGCTTCTTTCCTGGTTCATTTTGCACTGACACTAAGGCGCTTCAGGGTGCAGCACATAAGTTTACGACCTTTAGCTGGTAGACAGGTAATTGTAATCCTCCAGCAATTTATCGAGGAACTGGTACGGTTCCATATCCGTTTCTACTTTCAGATATTCTTTTACACGATTCGCGGCAGATCTCAGCGGATCGTATTGATGTGTTTTCCGTGCGTTGTCCAGCAGGCTTTTGATCACATTCAGATCGCGATCGTTAATCCGCATGACCTGCGGGAATATCGGCACATACCCCTCATTGATTTCCCGGAAGATCGTATTGGAAAGATCCTGTCGCTTATTCAGCCGGATCAGGATGGTATGTGCCAGCATATCGCCAATTCGTTGCGATTTTTTGGAAGAAGCTACCAGAATAATGTCCGTAAGCAAAAATCCAAATCCAAAAAGAAAAATGAGCGCAGACTGCAGGCTGTTTCCGCCCAGAGACAACAACAAAATAAGCAGCAGCACAATCCACAGATCAGATACCCGCAGCAGCCATCGTATTAAAAACTGGCTGATACTTGCCTTTCCGCCATTGACGTTCACTACACGCAGCTGCATTATTTTTTTCCCGATGCTTTGCCCGTTAGTGGTTATTTCCATGATCGGGTGGTATAAAAAAAACGGTACTGCTGCTATCAGTCCGATGGCCCACATATTATGGGAGCTGTCATCATTCCAGGCATACCTACGGGATGCAATTCTATCTACCAGCCAGCTCGCTGCAATAAGATAACAAACCTCTACGGCCATGTCGATCAATAAGGCCGCCATGCGCCGGCCAAAGCTGGGTACTTCAAAGGCTACGTCAATATTAAAGGAAGTAGGAATACTGATTACAGGCATTTCTTCAATTTTCTGCTATATGGTAAAACAGGTGGCATTGCTTTAGCGAAGTTAAGCAGAAGAAGGTTTGCTCCTGTCAGAACCCATATAAAAAAGGCGGCATTTTAGTTGCCGCCTTAACATCAGACACCTACCCTTTTATTTATGGTTGCTTTACAGCCTTTACAACTTTAGAATAGTGAACCTGGCCGTCCTTGTCATACTGGGCGATCCGGATATACAGGCTGCTATCTCCTCCTGTATTCACCTCATCCCTGTTCTTATTACAGGAAACACCCACTGCAACCAGGAAGACAAGCATTAACATTCCCTTTAGAAAACGAATCCTTATTAAGGGTATTGCTAACAATGCCATCAAACCAATACTGGCCAGTGCCAACCCCGAAAAGCTTTGTGTAAAGCTATATTGAATGGGCGAGGTGGCATTTCCGTTCTCAGCTTTTGAAGGTGTAGTATATATGGCCTTCCAAACTTTTCCGTCAACAGAAGCTTCTACCTGGTATTCCTTACAGTTATTTTCTGTGAGCGTTTCCCAGTTTACGGTTAGATTGCCATCTTTAATGAAGGCGCTTACAGGACCAAAGCTTACCGGCAATGAAATATCAGTGGAAGCAAAAGCACCATATATCCGAACGGTATTTGCTACTGAAGCCAGAGATCCCACGCTGATTCTTACTTCATCAAACGGCTGACTGGCTACAAAGCCGGCATTAAAGTCGCCGGAGCCGGAACCGAAGATCGGGCCAAGCACGGTCAGGTTCAGCAGGCTGTTGGATGACTGGCTTTCCTGGAGCGTGCCATCCAGCCATGTTTCTATGGTAATACTGTTGAACAGGTCTGCCTCAAGAAGACCGGAAAGACTGCTAAGGTTGAATCCGACGCCCGTTCCTGCCGGGAAAACATCTTTCGCATCCAGGATAGATATGGATCCCTTGGATGCAGCGCCCGCTAATACACTGATCGTTGCATAATTATCAGGATTATTATCAATGAGGTTCTCGGGAGTTTCTATGGTTCCGTTACCACCCACAGCGCCATCAAAACCCGTTCTGGTGCTATTGATAACTGCCGGGAATTCCGGTTGTGCAATACGATAGGATTGATTGGGCGCGATCGTACCGGGGCACAGGCTGTTTATGATCACATCAAACACCTGTGTAACTCCCAGATCCACGCCAACAAGCGCCTGATTATTTACAATCAGCCGTGCTTCGTCAAAGGGTTCGCTTGTTACCGCGCCTACCGTTTGCCTTCCGCTGCTGCTTAAAAGGGCGGCGCCCACCAGCAGTGATGAACCACTGAAGGTTTGCTGCTGCACCCCATCCAGGTAAGTAACAAGTGTAAATGCACTTAATGCCGACAGGGAAATCAGGCTGCTGTTCTGAATGTCAAACCCAACAAAATAACCTGCGGGGTAATCAGCAACCGTATTTTTTACAGAAACAAATGCGGTACCTGCTACACTGGCCACGGTACTGATACTGGCAGCAGTGCTGGTACTTGCATCTACAATATTGGAAAGGTTACTTACTGCCGTAACGGCAACGGCGCCGGTTATACCGGATTGTGCTACTACAGGATGGGTTGAAAAAGACAGCAGTGTATTGGTATTGCAATCCGGTACCGGACCTGCACTACAGGAACCTGTACCTCTCATAAACGCATAATAAACATTGTAAACACCGGCACCCAGGGTTGACGAAATAGTAAGACGCAGCTGATCATAAGGCTTATTGGTATAAAAGCCCACTTCATAAGCACCAGAGATCAGGCTACTGGATGCTGCCAGCAGGCTGCTACCCGGCATGGTTTCCTGTACTACTCCGTCATTCAGTGTGGTAACAGTTATGGAACCCAGCGCAGACAGGTTCAATAAACCGCTTCCGATCAGGAACCCTGCATAGTTACCGGCACTATATGTATTCGCATTGTCGGTAACATTCAGCGTCAGGCTGCCACCAACAACAATAGTACCTACAGCAGCGTTGGCCAGGTCGTTATCAATGACCCTGGGGACGGTATTGGTTAAACCTGACAGCCAGCTGGATAAACCCGTGTTCGTTCCGTTTGCCGTAAAGGAAGCTGTAAACGTACCGCCTCCGTTAACCATTGGCACAGGTGTCATGGAACAGCTTAAAGCAGTTTGCTGTGCATAACCGGTTCTAAGGGAAAGCGTCGTAACAATTAATAAAAACAGGGACAATAAAGATCCCTTGCCAGCCAGCCTCGTGAATATTGAGTACTTGCCGGCCACCAACAACATCTGTTTTTGTTTCATAATAAAAGGCATTAGAGGTGAATAATTACTGATATTAGCTTTGTAGAGAAGGCTTAAATTGGCAGCAGGTGTTCCATAAAGAGCAAGTCGTTGCATTGTCCTTACTTTAACAGGAACGGAATAAGCATAGGCTCCCCATTAAGACCCATATTGTCTTTTTGTATCAGGCAGGAAGTGTATAATATTTACAGTCAGACACTGCTTTAAATAAGTGTCTGCCCGATAAAATATACCGATTGGCCACGCCGGTACAAATTATGTACACAATTGCCCGTAAAGCATCCTATGGCTACTGAATGTTTTTTGCTGGTCTTTTAAACCTGGTTTAGATTGTTTAATTAAGAATTTAGAGAATTTCTGTTATGTTTTACCAATTATTGCTGAGAGTAGCTACCGTCAATAAACAGCCTAACTTTAGTATTGCAAATATCTAATCTTCCAAATCAGTGTATCGTTTTGACATAAGATCAGTTCTTTGGGCATACTCAAAAGCAAACTTATCGATCAAACATGACGAAGTTAAAATTTTATTACAAATAATAAAATTTTTTTTATGCTGCCGCTATAAATTGAAACAAAACGGCAATGAGCCCTTGGTGCAGGCAGCCTGTTTCCGGCACTGATGAACGGCAGGAACAATACCTTATTCGTTCACTGGTGGTCTGAGTTTAATTTCAGAGATCAACACCGGCAATACAGTCCCAATTTGTAAAAGTTGTATAAAAATTTGTATTTTGTCAAAAATTCAATTTACTTGAGAGAAGCACTGTTTATAAAAAAAAACAAGGACCGCTGGCTGAACAACCAAAGTGCCCCGCCCCAGTCACCAGACGAAATGGCAAAAGTCTTTACACAACTGGTAGATGACCTGGCCTATGCCAAGACCTTTTATCCTACAAGCAAAACAGTACAATACCTCAATAAGCAGGCCTCTGATATGTATCTAAGCATTTATCAGAACCGAAAAGAAGAATCAAGCCGCCTGGTTTATTACTGGAAATATGAATTGCCCCTGCTTATTCATAAGCACCGCAAATCATTGTTATTTTCCTTTGTATTATTTATGACCTTCTTTTTACTGGCATTTTTTGTGGCAGTAAAAGATGCTGAACTGGCCAGTAACTTTTTTGGGAACAGTTATGTGGAAAAGACCCTGGAGAATATTAAGGAAGGCAATCCTTTTGGAATTTATGAAACCGGCAATCCCATTCTCAGTTGGTTGGGTATTATGATCAATAATATAAAAGTGGCCTTTCTTTCTTTTACTTCCGGCATATTTTGTGGCATTCCCACCATGTACCTGCTGGCATATAACGGTGCCATGCTGGGCATATTTGACCAGCTTTTTGTTGCGCATGGATTTGGCGTGCAGTTCTGGCTGGTGGTATTTGTTCATGGCACGCTGGAAATTACCGCGCTTATTGTTGCGGCCACAGCCGGTTTTGTATTGGGCAAAAGTTTTCTTTTTCCGGGTACAAAAAAGCGTATAGACGCCTTTCGGGATGGTGCAAAAGATGGGGTAAAGATCATGATCGGCATTTTGCCCGCTTTTGTGATCGCCGCCTTTTTTGAAGGTCTTTTTACCAGGTTGTATAATGATATAGCCTGGCTTACCACTTTTCTTACCACAGCTTCCGTTCTGTTTGTGATCTGGTATTTTATCATTTACCCGGTACAACTGGTACGCAAAAAGAAAAAAGGCCTTGAGGAGGGCGGGGCATTACATGCATAAAATTTTAAAAAAAATGTTGCTCCTGTCCGCCTGGCTGATGCTTACAGCAACCGGTATGCAGGCACAGGAAACAGATTCAGCCGGTACAGGGCAACCAGATACAGTGTACGCTGACAAAGTCCCGGTGTCTGTTGAAAATTATGACCCTTATAGTTCAACAGCAACTGAAAATGATCACGATTTTGATAATATTGAAGACTACAATAAAGAGCGGGTGCAGATAAGAAGTATACCGGATAGTTTTGTAAAACGCCTGCAAAATGACCCGCATTTCGGATACATCAAAACAGGGTTGAAAAAAAAGGAACAGGAGCATCCGGCTGCTCCCCGGAACCAACAGATAAGATCAACCACCAACTGGACCACTGTGATTCCCTACATAGCTATTGCAATATTTGTGGTCATATTGATCTGGTATCTTGTAAACAACAATTTTATCCTGCTGAAACGAAAAAGCGTCTCCGTATCAGCAAGCCATTATCAGGATGAGCACAAAGACATCTTTTCCATTGACTATGCAGCCGGGATCCAAAAGGCTGTAGGGCAAAAAAATTACCGGCTGGCGATCCGTCTTCAGTACCTGGAACTGCTGAAAAATCTATCTGAGCGGAAACTCATCCATTTTATGCCGGATAAAACAAATTTTGAATACCTGATGCAGCTGCGCAGCAGTGGTTATTATGATGATTTTTTTTCCGTTACGCGGAATTATGAATATAGCTGGTACGGCCTGTTTGATATAACGGAGCCGGCATACCAGAAAATAAACAATGCCTTTCAACAATTTAAACAAAAACTCAAATAGCTGGTCTTTTTGAAAAAAACACTTCCATACCTGCTGGGACTCCTGCTGATTGCCGTTATCCTGCTGCTGTTATTTAAAAGCGGGGAAGACACAGAAAAAAAATACAATACTTATATCTCTTTTAAAAAAGAAGACAAAAATCCTTATGGCACCTATGTAGTTTATAACGGTCTGAAACATCTTTTTCCTTCGGCTGCCATAGCCATCAATCAAAAGGATATTTTAGCCAGCACCGTCTTTTACCCGAATAAAGAAGATCAGTTCTTTGTAAGTATCAGTCCGCAGGTGCTGCTAAATGAAGAAGAGCTGGACGCATTGCTGCAGTTTATTAAAAACGGAAATTACGCCTTCATCAGTTGTTTTGCACTGGGCAGTGACGTTGAAAATTATATTGAGGCCAGAACCAGCTTAGGAAATACGATATCCTACCCTAGCGGAGCCTACGGACCAGACTCCCTATCGGTTGAGCTGGACAGCGTGCCCTTACCCTCAACCTACAGTGCTGCCTATCCGGGGGTGGCTATTGAAGGCGCATTTGTAAGAACCAACAGAAGCACTACCAGGATCATTGGCCGCGGCAATGAAGGCAAGGCTAATTTTATTGAACTGAAAAAAGGAAAGGGAGCCCTGTTCCTCCACCTTTCACCCTTAACATTCAGCAATTATTTCTTATTATACAAAAACAATATTTCATATTTGAACCAGGCCTTCTCTCTGGTACCGCAGCATATTACCACGGTTATATGGGATGAGTATTACAGGAAACGGAAAACCAGTCAGCCGGGCAGGGAAGATGGCTGGTTCACTGCGATTATGAAAGAACGCTCCTTCCGTAGCGGTATTCTCCTGGCGCTGGCGCTGCTTCTGATCTTTGCCCTGCTGGAGATGCGCCGCCGTCAGCGTTTTATACCGGTTATTGAACCACCCAGAAATGATACCCTGGATTTTGTAAAAACAATGGGGCTGCTCTATTATGAAAAGAGAGATAATGTAAACCTCGCCCAGAAAATGAGCGCTTATTTCCAGGAGCACCTGCGCAACAAATATCATATTTTTTCAAAAGAGCTGAACAATGATTACATACAGGAAGTAAGCGACAAGAGCGGTGTAAGCGCGGCATTGGTGGAAGAGATCGTAACGCAGATCAAAAACACAGAAGCAAAAGGCACCATTTCAGACACGGAACTGATCGTGCTGCAGGCCAACATTGAAAAATTCTATAACAATATATAAAACAGATAAACACATGGAAGAACCTATTTTTGAGAACCGTATTAATCTTGCAGAACTGAATCAGGCGGTACTGAAAATGACCGATGAAATAAAAAAGATCATCATCGGGCAGAATGAAATGGTACAACTGATCATTGCAGCATTGCTGGCAGACGGCCATGTGCTGATACAGGGGGTAC
This window encodes:
- a CDS encoding RDD family protein; translation: MPVISIPTSFNIDVAFEVPSFGRRMAALLIDMAVEVCYLIAASWLVDRIASRRYAWNDDSSHNMWAIGLIAAVPFFLYHPIMEITTNGQSIGKKIMQLRVVNVNGGKASISQFLIRWLLRVSDLWIVLLLILLLSLGGNSLQSALIFLFGFGFLLTDIILVASSKKSQRIGDMLAHTILIRLNKRQDLSNTIFREINEGYVPIFPQVMRINDRDLNVIKSLLDNARKTHQYDPLRSAANRVKEYLKVETDMEPYQFLDKLLEDYNYLSTS
- a CDS encoding efflux transporter outer membrane subunit, yielding MKSNSNKGTNLFLFKFIPLIVMVVLLQACFVAKPYQRPGNVLDDARYRTDHLPEDTTNMGNFSWKELFTDEKLAAYINQALDQNLDIRNAIQQINAAEAYFKQGKAGFFPTLSVGPSYNWSTGSLNTQLGQLSGGNRLFLNQYTLSGTLNWEADIWGKIKSSKDAALASLLQSQAAHQAVKSTLVASIANTYYQLLALDEQKKITEETINYRERYLETTKALQQAGTVTAVAVSQSEALLLNSKGLLVNLNNSIKLMENAFCMLLSIPPQPVERTTLDQQQITTPLAIGVPVQLLANRPDVKTAEFAYMNAFYTTNAAKAAFYPSLTLSANGGLQSVLFDKLFSASSLFGSVTGSLLQPVLNKRQIRTQYEVSRANQEMAYNSFKKAVLNASREVSDALFTYDAQSKLIDLKKLEFQQYDTATQFSQELVNNGMGNYLDVITAMTNELQAELNYVDAKYGRLNAIVQLYQALGGGWR
- a CDS encoding efflux RND transporter permease subunit; this encodes MIRTFINRPILSTVISVILVLLGILGIVSLPVTQYPDIAPPTVNVRATYTGANAETVQKSVIIPIEEQVNGVEGMDYITSTAGNDGSATINVFFKQGIDPDIAAVNVQNRVARAAPLLPAEVTRAGVVTQKQQTSALMFLTFYTTNKDLNDVFLQNYLDINIIPGIKRIFGVGDAQVFGGKTYAMRIWLDPQKLAAYNIEPSDVVNAINSQSLEAAAGSLGQNNGASFEYVIKYKGKFNEQPEYENIIIKALGQGQYLRLKDVASVKLDALSYSGVGESSGYPGISMGIFQTPGSNAQQIIIDIKKYLKDAEKTLPKGISYVINYDTNEFLEASIEKVIHTLVEAFVLVFIVVFIFLQDFRSTLIPAIAVPVSIIGTFFFLNLMGFSLNLLTLFALVLAIGIVVDDAIVVVEAVHAKLDQGEKDAKKATMDAMHEITGAIISITLVMAAVFIPVTFISGPTGVFYKQFGITLIVAILISAVNALSLSPALCALLLRPHTDDHEHTKKNFLQRFFAGFNTAFHALTKRYGKAFVFLIRHKWVTLIILLASLGLIFFISSKTPTGFVPAEDRGIIFANVELPPSASMDRTYQAMKELTKKASRIPGVESVTFSTGRSLISGAGSNFGLGFVKLKAFKERNSAKGQGVDDIIKQLFGVGASIPDSRMIFFSPPSVPGFGNSAGFQFSLLDKSGASIQELDGTAQRFLGELMKRPEIQYAQTSFNTKYPQYEMVINVPRASEAGVSISSLLSTMQGYIGGIYAADFAKYGKQYRVMVQALPESRMDVNDLNSYFVKTGNGEMAPVSQFITLERAYGPQFVTRFNLFSSVDITGASNPGFSTGDAIKAVQEVAQSSLSTSYGIDYSGLTREEINAGSQTLIIFALSLVFVYFILSAQYESYIIPLAVLISLPLGVMGAYFGQWLFGLENNIYFQIALIMLVGLLAKNAILIVEFGVQRRHKGESIPMAAINAARARLRPILMTSFAFIAGMMPLVYATGIGSIGNRSIATGAASGLLIGTILGLLVIPVLFVVFQWLQEKVKPLKFEKNFDHEI
- a CDS encoding stage II sporulation protein M; the encoded protein is MREALFIKKNKDRWLNNQSAPPQSPDEMAKVFTQLVDDLAYAKTFYPTSKTVQYLNKQASDMYLSIYQNRKEESSRLVYYWKYELPLLIHKHRKSLLFSFVLFMTFFLLAFFVAVKDAELASNFFGNSYVEKTLENIKEGNPFGIYETGNPILSWLGIMINNIKVAFLSFTSGIFCGIPTMYLLAYNGAMLGIFDQLFVAHGFGVQFWLVVFVHGTLEITALIVAATAGFVLGKSFLFPGTKKRIDAFRDGAKDGVKIMIGILPAFVIAAFFEGLFTRLYNDIAWLTTFLTTASVLFVIWYFIIYPVQLVRKKKKGLEEGGALHA
- a CDS encoding DUF4350 domain-containing protein — its product is MKKTLPYLLGLLLIAVILLLLFKSGEDTEKKYNTYISFKKEDKNPYGTYVVYNGLKHLFPSAAIAINQKDILASTVFYPNKEDQFFVSISPQVLLNEEELDALLQFIKNGNYAFISCFALGSDVENYIEARTSLGNTISYPSGAYGPDSLSVELDSVPLPSTYSAAYPGVAIEGAFVRTNRSTTRIIGRGNEGKANFIELKKGKGALFLHLSPLTFSNYFLLYKNNISYLNQAFSLVPQHITTVIWDEYYRKRKTSQPGREDGWFTAIMKERSFRSGILLALALLLIFALLEMRRRQRFIPVIEPPRNDTLDFVKTMGLLYYEKRDNVNLAQKMSAYFQEHLRNKYHIFSKELNNDYIQEVSDKSGVSAALVEEIVTQIKNTEAKGTISDTELIVLQANIEKFYNNI